A genomic window from Rhizobium sp. 007 includes:
- the aqpZ gene encoding aquaporin Z: MQKRLIAEFLGTFWLVFGGCGSAVLAAAFPDLGIGFAGVSLAFGLTVLTMAYAVGGVSGGHFNPAVSVGLAVAGRFPVGRLVPYIVVQVIGAIAAAALLYLVASGKAGFELGGFASNGYGEHSPGGYSLTSALVIEVALTLVFLIVILGSTHGRAPAGFAPLAIGLALTLIHLISIPVTNTSVNPARSTGQALFVGGWALQQLWLFWLAPIAGGALGGLVWNLLDKDD, translated from the coding sequence ATGCAGAAAAGGCTTATTGCAGAGTTTTTGGGGACGTTCTGGCTGGTCTTTGGCGGATGCGGCAGTGCCGTTCTTGCTGCAGCCTTTCCGGACCTTGGAATCGGCTTTGCCGGTGTTTCACTGGCATTCGGCCTGACCGTGCTGACGATGGCTTACGCCGTGGGCGGCGTTTCGGGGGGCCATTTCAATCCGGCCGTTTCCGTCGGCCTTGCGGTCGCCGGCCGATTCCCGGTGGGACGCCTCGTTCCCTATATCGTCGTGCAGGTGATCGGTGCCATTGCGGCCGCCGCTCTCCTCTATCTCGTTGCAAGCGGCAAGGCCGGCTTTGAATTGGGAGGCTTTGCCTCCAACGGCTATGGGGAGCATTCTCCCGGCGGCTATTCGCTGACTTCGGCATTGGTCATCGAAGTCGCTCTGACGCTGGTCTTCCTGATCGTCATTTTGGGCTCCACGCATGGCAGGGCACCCGCTGGCTTTGCGCCGCTTGCGATCGGCCTGGCGCTGACGCTGATCCACCTGATCTCGATCCCGGTGACGAACACATCCGTCAATCCCGCCCGCTCGACAGGCCAGGCTCTCTTTGTCGGCGGCTGGGCCCTGCAGCAGCTTTGGCTCTTCTGGCTGGCGCCGATCGCCGGCGGTGCGCTTGGCGGGCTTGTCTGGAACCTGCTCGACAAGGACGACTGA
- the murC gene encoding UDP-N-acetylmuramate--L-alanine ligase, whose amino-acid sequence MKMPKAIGLVHFIGIGGIGMSGIAEVLHNLGHRVQGSDQADSANVQRLRDKGIEVFVGHKAENLGDAEVVVVSTAIKKDNPELIAAREKLLPVVRRAEMLAELMRFRNAIAIGGTHGKTTTTSLVATLLEAGGLDPTVINGGIINAYGTNARMGEGEWMVVEADESDGTFLKLPADVAVVTNIDPEHLDHYGNFDAVRAAFRQFVENVPFYGFGVMCLDHPEVQALVGRIEDRKVITYGENPQADVRFMNVRIDGARSIFDVEIRRRRTGQVIRLDNLVMPMPGRHNISNATAAIAVANRLGISSADIAKGLASFGGVKRRFTLTGEWNGVQIFDDYGHHPVEIKAVLKAAREACKGRVITVHQPHRYTRLSSLFEEFAACFNDADSIFLAPVYAAGEDPIEGVDSEALVSRIKAGGHRDARFLAHQELLPEMVADIAKPGDFVVLLGAGNITYWAVSLPKQLEGLSGKSA is encoded by the coding sequence ATGAAAATGCCGAAGGCGATCGGCCTCGTCCATTTCATCGGGATCGGCGGGATCGGCATGAGCGGTATCGCCGAGGTGCTGCATAATCTCGGCCACCGCGTGCAGGGATCGGACCAGGCCGACAGCGCCAACGTGCAGCGCCTGCGTGACAAGGGCATCGAAGTCTTCGTCGGCCACAAGGCGGAAAACCTGGGTGATGCTGAAGTTGTGGTCGTCTCGACCGCCATCAAGAAGGACAATCCGGAGCTTATCGCCGCCCGCGAGAAGCTGCTGCCGGTCGTGCGCCGCGCCGAAATGCTCGCCGAACTGATGCGCTTCCGCAATGCAATCGCCATCGGTGGCACGCATGGAAAGACGACGACGACATCGCTCGTCGCCACGCTGCTCGAAGCAGGCGGGCTCGATCCGACCGTCATCAACGGCGGCATCATCAATGCCTACGGCACGAATGCACGCATGGGCGAGGGCGAGTGGATGGTGGTCGAGGCCGACGAGTCGGACGGCACATTTCTGAAGCTGCCCGCTGACGTCGCGGTGGTGACCAACATCGATCCGGAACATCTCGACCACTACGGCAATTTCGACGCCGTGCGCGCCGCCTTCCGGCAGTTCGTCGAGAACGTGCCCTTCTACGGCTTCGGCGTCATGTGCCTCGATCATCCGGAGGTCCAGGCTCTCGTCGGCCGCATCGAAGACCGTAAGGTCATTACCTATGGTGAAAATCCGCAGGCCGACGTGCGCTTCATGAATGTGCGCATCGACGGTGCACGGTCGATCTTCGACGTCGAAATCCGCCGCCGCCGCACGGGACAGGTCATCAGGCTCGACAATCTCGTGATGCCGATGCCCGGCCGACATAACATTTCGAATGCAACGGCAGCGATTGCGGTCGCCAACCGCCTCGGCATTTCGAGCGCCGACATCGCAAAGGGCCTCGCCTCCTTCGGCGGCGTCAAGCGCCGCTTTACGCTGACCGGCGAATGGAACGGCGTGCAGATCTTTGATGACTACGGCCATCATCCGGTCGAGATCAAGGCCGTGCTGAAGGCCGCGCGCGAAGCCTGCAAGGGCCGCGTCATCACCGTTCATCAGCCGCATCGCTACACGCGCCTTTCCAGCCTGTTCGAAGAGTTTGCCGCCTGTTTCAACGATGCCGACAGCATTTTCCTTGCTCCGGTCTATGCCGCGGGCGAAGATCCGATCGAAGGCGTGGATTCCGAGGCACTCGTTTCCCGCATCAAAGCGGGTGGCCATCGCGACGCGCGCTTCCTCGCTCATCAGGAGCTTTTGCCTGAAATGGTCGCGGACATTGCAAAGCCCGGCGATTTTGTGGTTCTCTTAGGGGCTGGGAATATAACTTACTGGGCAGTCTCGCTGCCCAAGCAACTGGAAGGTCTTTCGGGAAAGTCTGCATGA
- a CDS encoding D-alanine--D-alanine ligase, whose product MSRKHVAVLMGGFSSERPVSLSSGTACADALEGEGFQVTRIDVDRDISAKLAGLRPDVAFNALHGPFGEDGTIQGILEYLEIPYTHSGVLASALAMDKGKAKGVAAAAGVPVAQSEVINRFAFPAEHPMKPPYVVKPVREGSSFGVVIVHEDQAHPPQIISSPEWRYGEEVIVERYVYGRELTCGVMGDKALGVTEVVPQGHNFYDYDAKYAAGGSKHVIPAKISPNIYQKIQTLALRAHQAIGCRGVSRSDFRYDDRFSEDGEVIWLEVNTQPGMTPTSLVPEMAGHAGYSFGEFLRWMVEDASCSR is encoded by the coding sequence ATGAGTCGCAAGCATGTCGCTGTCCTGATGGGCGGATTTTCCTCGGAGCGGCCGGTGAGCCTGTCTTCGGGAACGGCTTGCGCGGATGCTCTCGAGGGCGAGGGCTTCCAGGTTACGCGGATCGATGTCGATCGCGATATTTCTGCGAAGCTGGCGGGGCTTCGTCCCGATGTCGCCTTCAATGCGCTGCATGGCCCCTTCGGTGAGGATGGCACCATCCAGGGCATCCTCGAATATCTCGAAATTCCCTACACGCATTCCGGCGTTCTTGCCTCTGCGCTTGCGATGGACAAGGGCAAGGCCAAGGGGGTTGCGGCGGCGGCCGGCGTCCCTGTGGCGCAATCGGAAGTCATCAATCGCTTCGCCTTTCCGGCCGAGCATCCAATGAAGCCGCCCTATGTCGTGAAGCCTGTCCGGGAGGGCTCCAGTTTCGGTGTCGTGATCGTTCACGAGGATCAGGCCCATCCGCCGCAGATCATCAGTTCGCCGGAGTGGCGCTATGGCGAAGAGGTCATCGTCGAGCGGTATGTCTATGGCCGCGAACTGACATGCGGTGTCATGGGCGACAAGGCTCTCGGCGTGACCGAAGTGGTGCCGCAGGGTCACAACTTCTATGACTATGATGCCAAGTATGCTGCGGGCGGCTCAAAACACGTCATCCCGGCGAAAATTTCACCGAATATTTACCAAAAAATACAAACATTGGCGTTAAGGGCGCATCAAGCAATTGGTTGTCGTGGGGTCAGTCGGTCCGACTTCCGTTACGACGACCGGTTCTCCGAAGATGGTGAAGTTATCTGGCTGGAAGTGAATACCCAGCCGGGCATGACGCCAACCTCCCTTGTGCCCGAAATGGCCGGCCATGCCGGTTATTCCTTTGGTGAATTCTTGCGTTGGATGGTGGAGGACGCCTCTTGTTCTCGTTGA
- the ftsA gene encoding cell division protein FtsA — MSLFGSSHFGLPRLKPLSSKRSHIVSVLDIGSTKVVCMIGRLTPREESEILPGRTHDIEIIGIGHQRSRGIKTGVIADLDALEGVIRLAVDAAERMAGLTVESLIVNLTAGRLGSDIYTATIDLGGQEVELNDLKKVLAAACQQSLRQDRAVLHSLATGFSLDGERGIRDPLAMYGDVLGVDMHVVTAERAALKNLELSVNRAHLSVEGIVATPYASGLAALVDDEVELGCCAIDMGGGATTISVFAEGKLVHTDAVGLGGLHVTTDLARGLSTRIEDAERLKVVHASAFSNSSDERELISIPPIGEDERDQPTQVPRALVSRIVGARIEETMELIRDRIQRSGFSPIVGKRVVLTGGASQLTGLAEVARRILARNVRIGRPMGVSGLPTAAKGPAFSTAVGLMIYPQVADMETHASQSGLLMSLGGNNSRIARMGQWLKESF, encoded by the coding sequence ATGAGCTTGTTCGGTTCGTCCCATTTCGGATTGCCGCGCCTGAAGCCGCTGTCGTCGAAGCGGTCGCATATCGTTTCGGTGCTCGACATCGGATCGACCAAGGTCGTTTGCATGATCGGCCGCCTGACGCCCCGCGAAGAGAGCGAGATTCTTCCGGGCCGCACGCACGACATCGAAATCATCGGCATCGGCCACCAGCGCTCCCGCGGCATCAAGACCGGCGTCATCGCCGATCTCGATGCGCTCGAAGGCGTCATCCGACTTGCCGTCGATGCGGCCGAGCGTATGGCGGGCCTTACCGTCGAAAGCCTGATTGTCAATCTGACGGCCGGCCGTCTGGGCAGCGACATCTACACGGCGACGATTGATCTCGGCGGCCAGGAAGTCGAACTCAACGATCTCAAGAAGGTGCTTGCAGCCGCCTGCCAGCAGTCGCTGCGCCAGGATCGCGCCGTGCTGCACTCTCTCGCAACCGGCTTCTCGCTCGATGGCGAACGCGGTATCCGCGACCCGCTGGCGATGTATGGCGATGTGCTTGGCGTCGACATGCATGTCGTGACCGCCGAACGTGCCGCATTGAAGAACCTCGAGCTCAGCGTCAATCGCGCGCATCTCTCCGTCGAGGGCATCGTTGCGACACCTTACGCCTCCGGGCTGGCGGCTCTCGTCGACGACGAGGTCGAGCTCGGCTGCTGCGCGATCGATATGGGCGGCGGCGCGACGACGATCTCGGTCTTTGCCGAAGGCAAGCTGGTCCATACGGATGCCGTCGGTCTTGGGGGCCTTCACGTCACGACCGATCTGGCGCGCGGCCTTTCGACCCGCATCGAAGACGCGGAGCGCCTGAAAGTGGTTCACGCTTCGGCATTCTCGAACTCCTCTGACGAGCGCGAGCTCATCTCGATCCCGCCGATCGGGGAAGACGAGCGCGATCAGCCGACGCAGGTGCCGCGCGCGCTCGTTTCGCGCATCGTCGGTGCACGCATCGAGGAAACGATGGAATTGATCCGCGACCGGATCCAGCGCTCGGGCTTCAGCCCGATCGTCGGAAAGCGCGTCGTGCTGACGGGCGGCGCAAGCCAGTTGACCGGTCTTGCGGAAGTGGCGCGGCGCATCCTGGCGCGCAACGTCCGCATCGGCCGTCCGATGGGCGTCTCGGGTCTGCCGACGGCAGCCAAGGGACCGGCGTTTTCGACGGCGGTCGGACTGATGATCTATCCGCAGGTCGCGGACATGGAAACACATGCGTCACAGAGCGGTCTGCTCATGTCGCTTGGGGGTAATAACAGCCGCATCGCCCGGATGGGCCAGTGGCTGAAGGAAAGCTTCTGA
- the murG gene encoding undecaprenyldiphospho-muramoylpentapeptide beta-N-acetylglucosaminyltransferase translates to MSKGIILLAAGGTGGHVFPAEALAYELKARGYSVHLVTDSRAERFAGKFPADEIHVVPSATIGSKNPVAVARSLWTLWTGMRAAKKLIQRLKPAVVVGFGGYPTVPPLLAATRLGVPSMIHEQNAVMGRANKALAQRVQAIAGGFLPENGGAYSEKTVTTGNPVRPAIIEAAKVPYKPSHAGEPFNLVVFGGSQGAQYFSKAMPTAISLLDDELRARLRITQQVRPEDMEMVSGCVARLEMGADIAPFFTDMAERLANAHLVICRSGASTVSEISVIGRPAVLVPYPHALDHDQAANAAALAATGGAKVIAQSELSPEKIASILTHVMNDPQKLARMAAAAKQAGKPDAANLLAGMVEAIAAGRTIAQFKGTQS, encoded by the coding sequence ATGAGCAAAGGTATCATCCTGCTCGCCGCCGGGGGCACCGGCGGCCACGTGTTTCCAGCAGAGGCTTTGGCATACGAGCTGAAGGCGCGCGGTTATTCCGTGCATCTCGTGACGGACAGCCGTGCCGAGCGCTTTGCCGGCAAATTCCCCGCGGATGAAATCCACGTCGTGCCGTCGGCGACGATCGGCTCGAAGAACCCGGTCGCAGTCGCGCGTTCGCTGTGGACGCTGTGGACCGGAATGCGTGCCGCCAAGAAACTGATCCAGCGGCTGAAGCCTGCGGTCGTCGTTGGTTTCGGCGGCTATCCGACCGTGCCGCCGCTGCTTGCCGCCACGCGCCTCGGCGTGCCGTCGATGATCCACGAACAGAACGCCGTGATGGGCCGCGCCAACAAGGCGCTGGCGCAACGCGTGCAGGCGATCGCCGGCGGTTTCCTGCCGGAGAATGGCGGCGCTTATTCCGAGAAGACCGTGACCACCGGCAATCCGGTGCGTCCGGCGATCATCGAAGCGGCGAAGGTGCCATACAAGCCTTCCCATGCCGGAGAGCCCTTCAATCTCGTCGTCTTCGGCGGCAGCCAGGGGGCGCAATATTTCTCCAAGGCGATGCCGACGGCGATCAGCCTGCTTGACGACGAGTTGCGTGCGCGGTTGCGCATTACCCAGCAGGTGCGCCCCGAAGACATGGAAATGGTGAGCGGCTGTGTGGCCAGGCTTGAGATGGGGGCGGATATCGCGCCGTTCTTCACCGATATGGCGGAGCGCCTTGCAAATGCGCATCTGGTGATCTGCCGCTCGGGCGCCTCGACCGTTTCGGAAATTTCGGTCATTGGCCGTCCGGCCGTGCTTGTGCCTTATCCGCATGCACTTGATCACGATCAGGCGGCGAACGCCGCAGCCCTTGCCGCGACCGGTGGCGCGAAGGTCATCGCACAATCGGAGCTCTCGCCGGAGAAGATCGCTTCTATCCTGACACATGTGATGAACGACCCGCAAAAGCTCGCCCGGATGGCGGCAGCCGCAAAGCAGGCCGGGAAACCGGACGCTGCGAACTTGCTTGCCGGCATGGTTGAGGCTATTGCCGCCGGACGTACAATTGCACAGTTCAAGGGGACACAGTCATGA
- the ftsW gene encoding putative lipid II flippase FtsW — protein sequence MVSRAERGPLADWFWTIDRFFLAMFIFLMGVGFMLSFAASPAVAERIGLEPFHFVKRHAAFMIPSIAVMIGLSFLTPRQVRRTAILLLVISLAMMVLALFFGIEVKGSRRWVTLAGISVQPSEFMKPAFVVVCAWLFAEHARQPEIPGNLFAIILFGMVAALLVAQPDLGQTILTTAVWGGMFFMAGMPWIWIILLGAGGAGGLLSAYYVFPHVAGRIDKFMTGEGDTFQIDTAREAIIRGDWFGKGPGEGIVKRIIPDAHTDFIFSVAAEEFGIIFCIALVLLFTVLVLRGLSHAYKEKNDFNRFAVAGLVLQMGIQSIINIGVNLELLPAKGMTLPLISYGGSSMVAICVTAGFILALTRHRPEKRAQERSLFRVPHGMPAE from the coding sequence ATGGTGAGCCGTGCGGAACGTGGGCCTTTGGCCGATTGGTTTTGGACCATCGACCGCTTTTTTCTGGCGATGTTCATCTTCCTGATGGGCGTCGGCTTCATGCTCTCCTTTGCGGCCTCGCCCGCGGTTGCCGAGCGCATCGGGCTCGAGCCGTTCCATTTTGTGAAGCGCCACGCGGCTTTCATGATCCCCTCGATCGCCGTCATGATCGGGCTTTCCTTTCTGACGCCGCGGCAGGTGCGACGGACCGCCATCCTACTGCTTGTCATCTCGCTCGCCATGATGGTCCTGGCACTTTTCTTCGGCATCGAGGTCAAAGGCTCCCGACGCTGGGTGACGCTTGCCGGCATCTCGGTCCAGCCGTCGGAATTCATGAAGCCCGCCTTCGTCGTCGTCTGTGCTTGGCTCTTTGCAGAGCATGCGCGTCAGCCGGAAATCCCGGGCAACCTCTTTGCGATCATCCTCTTTGGGATGGTCGCGGCTCTGCTCGTCGCCCAACCTGACCTTGGCCAAACGATCCTGACGACGGCCGTGTGGGGTGGCATGTTCTTCATGGCGGGCATGCCCTGGATATGGATCATCCTGCTCGGCGCCGGCGGTGCTGGCGGGCTGCTCAGCGCCTACTACGTCTTCCCGCACGTGGCGGGGCGAATAGACAAATTCATGACCGGCGAGGGCGACACGTTCCAGATCGACACTGCGCGCGAGGCCATCATCCGCGGCGACTGGTTTGGTAAAGGACCGGGGGAGGGCATCGTCAAGCGCATCATCCCGGACGCGCATACCGACTTCATCTTCTCGGTCGCCGCCGAGGAATTCGGCATCATCTTCTGCATCGCGCTCGTTCTGCTCTTCACGGTCCTTGTTTTGAGGGGGCTATCGCACGCATATAAGGAGAAGAACGACTTCAACCGGTTTGCCGTCGCGGGGCTCGTGCTTCAGATGGGCATCCAGTCGATCATCAATATCGGCGTCAATCTCGAGCTGCTTCCGGCAAAAGGCATGACGCTGCCGCTGATTTCCTACGGCGGTTCGTCCATGGTCGCGATCTGCGTGACCGCCGGTTTTATTCTCGCGCTGACGCGCCATCGCCCGGAAAAACGTGCACAGGAGCGGAGCCTCTTCCGCGTGCCGCACGGAATGCCGGCGGAGTAA
- the murB gene encoding UDP-N-acetylmuramate dehydrogenase produces MKQVNGEKLLESLGEGVKDIRGRITPDAPMDRVTWFHAGGLAELMFQPHDEADLIAFLKILPEEVPLTVVGVGSNILVRDGGIPGVVLRLSAKGFGSVELAGDNRILAGAICPDKHVAAMAMDNGIGGLHFFYGIPGSIGGAARMNAGANGSETRDRLVEVNAIDRKGNKLVLSNADMGYSYRHSTASPDLIFTSVLFEGYPEDRAKIRADMDAVRNHRETVQPIREKTGGSTFKNPQGHSAWKLIDEAGCRGLVIGGAQMSSLHCNFMINMGQATGYDLEYLGEQVRREVFENSGVKLEWEIKRLGVFMPGREVRPFQGVTSE; encoded by the coding sequence ATGAAACAGGTGAATGGGGAAAAGCTTCTCGAGTCTCTCGGAGAAGGTGTGAAGGATATCCGGGGCCGTATCACGCCGGATGCCCCCATGGACCGTGTCACCTGGTTCCATGCTGGCGGTCTTGCCGAGCTGATGTTCCAGCCGCACGACGAGGCGGACCTTATCGCATTCCTGAAAATCCTGCCGGAAGAGGTGCCGCTGACGGTCGTGGGCGTCGGTTCGAACATTCTCGTGCGCGATGGCGGCATTCCGGGCGTCGTCTTGCGGCTTTCTGCCAAGGGCTTCGGTTCGGTCGAGCTTGCGGGCGACAACCGCATTCTCGCCGGTGCCATCTGCCCGGACAAGCATGTGGCCGCGATGGCGATGGACAACGGCATCGGCGGCCTCCATTTCTTCTATGGCATCCCGGGCAGCATCGGCGGTGCGGCGCGCATGAACGCCGGCGCCAATGGCAGCGAGACCCGCGATCGCTTGGTCGAGGTCAATGCCATCGACCGCAAGGGCAACAAGCTCGTGCTGTCGAATGCAGACATGGGATATTCCTACCGTCATTCCACGGCCTCACCTGATCTCATCTTCACCTCCGTGCTTTTCGAGGGCTATCCGGAGGACCGGGCGAAGATCCGCGCCGACATGGATGCGGTGCGCAATCACCGCGAGACCGTGCAGCCGATCCGCGAGAAGACCGGTGGTTCGACCTTCAAGAATCCCCAAGGTCATTCGGCCTGGAAGCTGATCGACGAAGCGGGCTGCCGGGGTCTCGTCATCGGCGGCGCGCAGATGTCGTCGCTTCATTGCAATTTCATGATCAATATGGGGCAGGCGACGGGCTACGATCTCGAATATCTCGGCGAGCAGGTTCGCCGTGAAGTCTTCGAAAATTCCGGCGTCAAGCTCGAATGGGAAATCAAGCGCCTCGGCGTCTTCATGCCGGGCCGCGAGGTGCGCCCGTTCCAGGGTGTGACCAGCGAATAG
- a CDS encoding cell division protein FtsQ/DivIB: MFSLTVKRIGRPSRQPSVALAEGDGRMVLPRPLRRAVRFLVSLGTGRIHIPAHAGTISALAFFAATGLYGMSLGGHTETVAQAATTAAGFAIEDVKVSGNSETSEIEIFELLGLDGTTSLVALDVDAARRKIVKLPWVESVEVRKIYPKTIEVKLKERQAYAIWQHGQELSLIERNGSVIAPLRDNKFSTLPLVVGRDAESAAASLEGEFSKWPDITSRVKAYVWVSGRRWDLHMDNGVVVKLPSDDVDQALARLSKFNKEQDLLARDIAAVDLRLVDRTAIQLTPEAMARRQVVVDQRTKDLKKAGQNI, from the coding sequence TTGTTCTCGTTGACGGTCAAAAGGATAGGGCGCCCAAGCCGTCAACCGAGCGTCGCTCTTGCTGAGGGCGATGGGCGGATGGTTCTCCCGCGTCCGCTGCGCCGTGCGGTGCGCTTCCTCGTCAGTCTCGGAACTGGCCGGATCCATATTCCTGCGCATGCCGGGACGATTTCTGCCCTTGCATTCTTCGCGGCGACCGGCCTCTACGGCATGTCGCTCGGCGGCCATACGGAAACAGTCGCGCAGGCGGCGACGACGGCTGCCGGTTTCGCCATCGAGGATGTGAAGGTTTCGGGCAATTCCGAAACCTCCGAAATCGAAATCTTTGAACTTCTTGGTCTCGACGGAACGACGTCGCTGGTGGCGCTCGATGTCGATGCTGCGCGCCGGAAGATCGTCAAGCTTCCGTGGGTCGAAAGCGTCGAGGTCAGGAAGATTTATCCGAAGACGATCGAGGTCAAGCTCAAGGAGCGCCAGGCCTATGCGATCTGGCAGCACGGGCAGGAGCTTTCGCTGATCGAAAGGAATGGCAGCGTCATTGCGCCGCTTCGCGACAACAAGTTTTCGACGTTGCCGCTCGTTGTCGGCCGAGATGCAGAAAGTGCTGCGGCTTCGCTCGAAGGCGAGTTTTCGAAGTGGCCGGACATCACGTCGCGCGTGAAGGCTTACGTCTGGGTCTCCGGCCGCCGCTGGGACCTGCACATGGATAACGGCGTGGTGGTGAAGCTGCCGTCCGACGATGTCGATCAGGCGCTCGCCAGGCTGTCGAAATTCAACAAGGAACAGGATCTTCTGGCGCGCGACATCGCAGCGGTCGATCTCAGGCTGGTGGACAGGACCGCGATCCAACTGACCCCGGAGGCGATGGCGCGCCGGCAGGTCGTTGTCGATCAGCGGACCAAGGATTTGAAGAAGGCGGGGCAGAATATATGA
- a CDS encoding MFS transporter gives MSDAISPVSPTSASSNSAQVNSPARVLIASLVGTTIEFFDFYVYATAAVLVFPTLFFPNNDPTTALLASFATFSIAFFARPLGAVVFGHFGDRIGRKTTLVAALLTMGISTVVIGLLPSYGSIGVVAPLLLALCRFGQGFGLGGEWGGAVLLATENAPEGKRSWYGMFPQLGAPVGLFLSSGVFWLLLQVISQDALLSWGWRVPFIASIVLIVIGLWVRLSITETPAFQKAIDKHERVAVPVAELFRKHKRSLFLGTFVALATFVLFYIGSAYLLSYNVKVLKIPFLDALEIQIVGSVAFGIFIPAAGRLAERFGRREVLILTTVVIGIFSFFLPGLMTGGEGSIVVFAIVAMALMGMTYGLIGTALAAPFPTAVRYTGSSITFNLAGIFGASLAPYIATWLQTNYGMLYVGYYLGLAAVITLISILASGRDEV, from the coding sequence ATGTCTGACGCGATATCTCCCGTATCGCCGACCTCCGCTTCATCGAACAGTGCGCAAGTCAATTCGCCGGCGCGCGTTCTGATCGCGAGCCTTGTCGGCACCACGATCGAATTCTTTGATTTTTATGTCTATGCGACGGCAGCCGTCCTGGTCTTCCCGACGCTGTTCTTCCCGAACAACGATCCGACCACCGCCCTTCTCGCTTCCTTTGCCACCTTCTCGATCGCCTTCTTCGCCCGTCCGCTCGGCGCCGTTGTCTTCGGTCATTTCGGCGACAGGATCGGTCGCAAGACGACGCTGGTCGCCGCCCTCCTGACCATGGGTATTTCTACGGTCGTTATCGGCCTGCTGCCCTCCTACGGATCGATCGGCGTCGTGGCGCCGCTGCTGCTCGCATTGTGCCGGTTCGGCCAGGGCTTCGGCCTCGGCGGCGAATGGGGTGGCGCTGTTCTCCTCGCAACCGAGAATGCGCCGGAAGGCAAGCGCAGCTGGTACGGCATGTTCCCGCAGCTCGGCGCACCCGTCGGCCTCTTTCTCTCCTCCGGCGTCTTCTGGCTGCTGCTGCAGGTCATCTCGCAGGACGCGCTTTTGAGCTGGGGCTGGCGCGTTCCATTCATCGCCTCGATCGTCCTGATCGTCATCGGCCTGTGGGTTCGTCTCTCGATCACTGAAACACCGGCCTTCCAGAAGGCAATTGACAAGCATGAGCGTGTTGCCGTGCCGGTTGCGGAACTGTTCCGCAAGCACAAGCGCAGCTTGTTCCTAGGCACCTTCGTGGCGCTCGCGACCTTCGTGCTCTTCTACATCGGCTCGGCCTATCTGCTGTCCTACAACGTCAAGGTTCTGAAAATTCCCTTCCTGGACGCGCTGGAAATCCAGATTGTCGGCTCGGTCGCCTTCGGCATCTTCATCCCCGCCGCCGGCAGGCTCGCTGAAAGATTCGGACGCCGCGAAGTGCTGATCCTTACCACCGTCGTGATCGGTATCTTCTCGTTCTTCCTGCCCGGCCTGATGACGGGCGGCGAAGGCAGCATCGTCGTCTTCGCGATTGTCGCCATGGCACTCATGGGCATGACATACGGCCTGATCGGTACCGCGCTGGCGGCCCCCTTCCCGACCGCAGTGCGCTACACCGGCTCGTCGATCACCTTCAATCTTGCCGGCATCTTCGGCGCCTCGCTGGCCCCCTATATCGCCACCTGGCTGCAGACGAACTACGGCATGCTTTATGTCGGCTACTATCTCGGCCTTGCTGCCGTGATCACGCTGATCTCAATCCTGGCATCGGGCCGCGACGAAGTCTGA